CAAGGGGCTCAACGGTGCGCTGCTGCAGGCCGGTGTGGTGGATGAGCTGGTGATGTATCTGGCGCCCATGCTGTTTGGCGACAAGGCACAGGGCATGTTCGGCCTGCCGGAAATCGGGGCGATGGAGCAGCGCCTGGAACTGGACCTCAGGGATGTACGCATGCTCGGGTGCGATATGCGCGTTACGGCGCGTTTGACGGCCAAGGCCGTTCCCCTCTCTCCTAACTCTCTCCCAGAGGGAGAGAGGGACGCTGTATCGCTGCGCGAGTTTTATTAAGGAAAAATCATAATGTTTACCGGCATCATTCAGGCGGTGGGGAAAATCACCGCCATCGAACCCTTGCAGCAGGGCGTGCGCCTCTCCATCGACGCGGGCGGCCTGGATATGAGCGACGTGGCGCTGGGCGACAGCATCGCAGCCAACGGTGTATGCCTGACGGTGATCGAGAAAACCGCCAATGGCTACCAGGTCGATGTCTCGCGCGAAACGCTGAACTGCACCGCAGGGCTGGGCGAGCCCGGCGAAGTCAACCTGGAAAAGGCGCTGCGCCTGTCCGACCGGCTGGGCGGGCACCTGGTGAGCGGCCACGTGGATGGCGTGGGCGAAGTGGTGAAGTTCGCGCCAGTGGGCGAGTCGCACGAACTGGTGATCCGCGCCCCCAAAGCCCTGGCACGCTATATCGCCCACAAGGGCTCGATCACGGTCAACGGGGTGAGCCTGACGGTCAACTGGGTGAAAGACGAGGACTTCAGCATCAACCTGATTCCCCACACCATTCAAGCCACCAATTTCAAACATCTGCGCGCCGGCAAACCGGTCAACCTGGAAGTCGACCTGGTGGCGCGCTATCTGGAACGCATGCTGAGTTACGGCAAGGACGAATAAACCTGGAAAAATCAGTTAACCACGGGGCACACAGGGTACACAGGGTAAAATCGAGGACTATGAAGTATTGGGTAAATATTCGTTATGAGAACGGATTCCCAGGCTCAAACGCTCTTGCCTTCCCCGTGATCCCCGTGGTTAAGATTTAGTTTTAAGGATAAATATATGAATATAAGCCCGATACAAGACATAATCGCCGACTTCAAAATCGGCAAGATGGTCGTCCTGGTGGACGAGGAAGACCGCGAGAACGAGGGCGACCTGGTGCTGGCGGCCGAATTCGTCACCCCGGAAGCCATCAATTTCATGGCCAGGCATGGCCGTGGCCTGATCTGCCTGACCCTGACCGAGGCGCGCTGCCGCCAGCTCGACCTGCCGCTCATGGTGTCGAGCAACAAGGCGCCGCTGGGCACCAATTTCACCGTTTCAATCGAGGCGGCGGAAGGCGTAACCACGGGCATCTCCGCCGCCGACCGCGCCAAGACCGTGCTGGCGGCGGTGAAGAAGGATGCAAGCGTGAATGACATCGTGCAGCCCGGACACATTTTTCCGCTCAAGGCGCAGAATGGCGGCGTGCTGGTGCGTGCCGGGCATACCGAGGCGGGCTGTGATCTGGCTGCGCTGGCCGGGCTGGAACCAGCCGCGGTGATTTGCGAGATTCTCAAGGAAGACGGCGAAATGGCTCGTCTGCCCGACCTGCTGGAATATGCCAAAAAACATGATCTCAAGATCGGTACCATCGCCGACCTGATTCACTACCGCAGCCAGACCGAAAGCCTGGTGGAGCGCGTGGCGGAGAAAGCCGTGCAGACAGCCTACGGTGAATTCCAGTTGGTCACCTATCACGACAAGACCGCCAACGAAGTGCATCTGGCGCTGGTGAAAGGCGAGATCAAGGCTGGAGAGGAAACCCTGGTGCGCGTGCATGAGCCGCTGTCGGTGATGGATTTTATCGACACCACCAGTTTCGAGCATTCCTTCAGCGTGCACCAGGCAATGCAGGCCGTGGCCGATGCGGGCAAGGGCGTGATCGTGCTGATGCGGCGCGGCGGTGAGTCCCCTGCCAGCCTGCTGGCGCGCATCCAGCGCAGCGAACCCAAAGCCCCTGCCAAGGTGGATTTGCGCAATTATGGTATCGGCGCACAGATCCTGCGCGACCTCAATGTCACCAAAATGCGTCTGCTCTCGCTGCCGCGCAAGATGCCGAGCATGACGGGCTTCGACCTGGAAGTGACTGGCTATTACGAACCGAAACAGGAAAACTGATAATGGGAATTTCCAACAAACTGCCTGAATTCCATCCCGACCTGAACGGTGCCGGCCTGAAAATCGGCATCGCCATGAGCCGCTTCAATATCGACGTGTGCGAGGGGTTGCTGGGCGCCTGCGTGACCGAGTTGCTCAAGCTGGGCGTGGCCAAGGAAGATATTTACCTGGCGAGCGTGCCCGGTGCGCTGGAAATTCCGCTGGCGCTGCAAAAGATGGCGAAAAGCGGCAAATTCGACGCGTTGGTGGCCCTTGGCGCGATCATTCGCGGCGAGACCTACCACTTTGAATTGGTGGCCAACGAATCCGGCAGCGGCGTGACCCGCATTATGCTGGACAGCGGCATGCCCATCGCCAACGTTATCCTGACTGTGGAAAACGAGGAACAGGCCTTGGCCCGCATGGCGGAAAAAGGCGCCGATTCGGCGCGGGTGGTGGTTGAGATGGTTAATCTGCTGAAGAAAATTTAAATAGGCTCTACATGAAAAAAAACCGCCGCAAAGCGCGCGAACTCGCTGTTCAGGGGCTTTACCAGCGCCAGCTTACTGGCGACGCAGTGGAAACAATCGAAGCTCAGCTGCGCGAGCACGAAGAATTCGAAAAGATCGATGGGGAACATTTTTCCGCCATACTCCATGGCGCAATCAAGGATGTGACCAATCTGGAAAGCAAGCTCCAGCCCTGCCTCGACCGGCCCATGGAAAGCCTGAGCCCGGTTGAGCGCGCCGTCCTGCTGGTGGCGACCTACGAGTTCGTGCATCACCTGGAAATCCCCTACCGCGTGGTGATCAACGAAGCCATCGAACTGGCCAAGTGTTTTGGCGGAACGGATGGTTACAAGTACGTCAACGGCGTGCTCGACAAGCTGGCTGCCAGCGAGCGGGCCAGCGAGGTCAACGCGGCAAAGGTAAAGTAAGCAACCCCCGAATTAATACCGGACCTGCAATTCCGGTTTAATCTTCCGCCTTGCTCTGGCTATAATCCCGGATTGTTTATTGGAATGCATGTGCGGTAGGAGCGCCGCCCCCGGCGCGAATGTAAGCAAAAATCGCGGCGAGGGCGCCGCTCCCACGGCGGTGTTTTGGCGCCAGGAATCCCAGTGGGGAGATGACGGGACTGTGAAATAAATCAGCGTCTCCCTAATGGAGATAATCCGGGATAATCAGACTCATGGCGAAAAAACTCCGTTACGGTGATTATCTC
The sequence above is drawn from the Sulfuricella sp. genome and encodes:
- the ribBA gene encoding bifunctional 3,4-dihydroxy-2-butanone-4-phosphate synthase/GTP cyclohydrolase II, with translation MNISPIQDIIADFKIGKMVVLVDEEDRENEGDLVLAAEFVTPEAINFMARHGRGLICLTLTEARCRQLDLPLMVSSNKAPLGTNFTVSIEAAEGVTTGISAADRAKTVLAAVKKDASVNDIVQPGHIFPLKAQNGGVLVRAGHTEAGCDLAALAGLEPAAVICEILKEDGEMARLPDLLEYAKKHDLKIGTIADLIHYRSQTESLVERVAEKAVQTAYGEFQLVTYHDKTANEVHLALVKGEIKAGEETLVRVHEPLSVMDFIDTTSFEHSFSVHQAMQAVADAGKGVIVLMRRGGESPASLLARIQRSEPKAPAKVDLRNYGIGAQILRDLNVTKMRLLSLPRKMPSMTGFDLEVTGYYEPKQEN
- the ribH gene encoding 6,7-dimethyl-8-ribityllumazine synthase, encoding MGISNKLPEFHPDLNGAGLKIGIAMSRFNIDVCEGLLGACVTELLKLGVAKEDIYLASVPGALEIPLALQKMAKSGKFDALVALGAIIRGETYHFELVANESGSGVTRIMLDSGMPIANVILTVENEEQALARMAEKGADSARVVVEMVNLLKKI
- the nusB gene encoding transcription antitermination factor NusB encodes the protein MKKNRRKARELAVQGLYQRQLTGDAVETIEAQLREHEEFEKIDGEHFSAILHGAIKDVTNLESKLQPCLDRPMESLSPVERAVLLVATYEFVHHLEIPYRVVINEAIELAKCFGGTDGYKYVNGVLDKLAASERASEVNAAKVK
- a CDS encoding riboflavin synthase codes for the protein MFTGIIQAVGKITAIEPLQQGVRLSIDAGGLDMSDVALGDSIAANGVCLTVIEKTANGYQVDVSRETLNCTAGLGEPGEVNLEKALRLSDRLGGHLVSGHVDGVGEVVKFAPVGESHELVIRAPKALARYIAHKGSITVNGVSLTVNWVKDEDFSINLIPHTIQATNFKHLRAGKPVNLEVDLVARYLERMLSYGKDE